From a region of the Impatiens glandulifera chromosome 4, dImpGla2.1, whole genome shotgun sequence genome:
- the LOC124935061 gene encoding uncharacterized protein LOC124935061 gives MQVYLVTLDDDMMYVISYGPIKINKERSEWTNDDKRKNNLDNLAKNAIYNTLDRNTFAKIRACSITKEVWEKIIQLNEGNKRTKEKQIMVATQKIENVKMRHGETMKEFSDRFTSIVNELFILGKTYANKETIVKVLTTLPSAWDVKITVMRESRSLQKMQLHDVFEELKAYEFEMNSRNEDEYSTLTVTRALVSSVEPTAPVPIKSVEQFRDDAMSLSIKKLGLYKSECQKPRTDDKKPTDQKPREDYQPSKHNNEVQKALLADDGESKWAQNDSDSDNEEVRCFMTNDEEVFDFASKEFTREDLIIALNDIVIEYKNLSNLVSTQPDNQTGRTLELTYENERLKEKVQVLTKENERMNYVIAAWTKYGDEVNQMTRHQRPANCKFGLGYDNSNSDKSCEMSKPKKDKFPFISFVKSTSIDTKASHDTDELEIKKQLK, from the exons ATGCAAGTGTACCTAGTTACACTAGATGATGACATGATGTATGTCATATCTTATGGTCCAATAAAGATTAACAAGGAAAGAAGCGAGTGGACAAATGATGACAAAAGGAAGAACAATCTTGACAACCTAGCCAAAAACGCCATCTACAACACCTTGGACAGAAACACGTTCGCAAAAATTAGAGCATGCTCTATTACAAAAGAAGTATGGGAGAAAATCATCCAACTTAACGAGGGAAACAAGCGAACCAAGGAAAAACAAATCATGGTGGCCACTCAGAAAATTGAAAATGTCAAGATGCGTCATGGAGAAACCATGAAAGAATTTAGTGATCGTTTCACAAGCATTGTGAATGAACTTTTTATTCTGGGAAAGACCTATGCAAACAAAGAGACAATCGTCAAAGTGCTAACAACTCTTCCCAGCGCTTGGGATGTTAAAATAAcggtgatgagagaatccagAAGTCTTCAAAAGATGCAGTTGCATGACGTTTTTGAAGAACTGAAAGCttatgagtttgagatgaactcaagaaatgaagatgagTACTCAACTTTAACAGTGACAAGAGCTCTAGTGTCCTCTGTGGAACCAACAGCCCCAGTACCTATCAAGTCAGTCGAGCAGTTCAGAGATGACGCAATGTCCTTGAGTATCAAGAAGTTAG GTCTTTACAAGTCGGAGTGTCAGAAACCAAGAACAGATGACAAAAAGCCAACCGATCAGAAACCAAGGGAGGATTATCAACCATCCAAACACAATAACGAGGTCCAGAAAGCCTTGCTAGCTGATGATGGCGAAAGCAAGTGGGCTCAAAACGATTCAGATAGTGACAATGAAGAAGTCAGATGCTTCATGACAAATGATGAAGAGGTATTCGACTTTGCCTCTAAGGAGTTCACCCGAGAAGATCTGAttattgcactcaatgacatagTTATTGAGTACAAGAATCTGTCTAATCTCGTATCAACTCAGCCAGATAACCAAACTGGTAGAACACTCGAACTAACCTATGAGAATGAAAGGCTCAAGGAGAAAGTTCAAGTGTTGACTAAGGAAAATGAAAGAATGAACTACGTGATTGCTGCATGGACTAAATATGGGGATGAAGTTAATCAGATGACAAGACATCAAAGGCCTGCCAACTGCAAGTTTGGTTTAGGCTACGATAACAGTAACTCAGACAAGTCATGCGAAATGTCGAAACCCAAGAAAGACAAATTTCCCtttataagttttgtcaagAGTACTTCAATCGACACTAAAGCTAGTCATGATACAGATGAGTTAGAAATAAAAAAGCAATTGAAATAA